Proteins encoded together in one Streptomyces sp. NA04227 window:
- a CDS encoding DUF3662 and FHA domain-containing protein produces MGVLKKFEQRLEGLVNGTFAKVFKSEVQPVEIAGALQRECDNNATIWNRDRTVVPNDFIVELSAPDFDRLSPYAGQLGDELAGMVRDYAKQQRYTFMGPIKVHLEKAEDLDTGLYRVRSRTLAASTSQAPGGAAPASAPAPAHPPQGRPGYGYPPQAPAGAPPMPPAPPPGGRPAAAPMRPGAGAGGGQGGPVRRWIEINGSRHQIVRPTLVLGRSTEADVRIDDPGVSRRHCEIRTGTPPTVQDLGSTNGIVVDGQHTTRATLRDGSRIVVGSTTIIYRQAEG; encoded by the coding sequence GTGGGAGTCCTGAAGAAATTCGAGCAGCGGCTCGAGGGTCTGGTCAACGGCACCTTCGCCAAGGTGTTCAAGTCCGAGGTCCAGCCGGTGGAGATCGCCGGAGCGCTGCAGCGGGAGTGCGACAACAACGCGACGATCTGGAACCGGGACCGGACCGTCGTCCCCAATGACTTCATCGTCGAGCTGAGCGCGCCCGACTTCGACCGGCTCAGCCCGTACGCCGGGCAACTCGGCGACGAGCTCGCGGGCATGGTGCGCGACTACGCCAAGCAGCAGCGGTACACCTTCATGGGGCCGATCAAGGTCCACCTGGAGAAGGCCGAGGACCTGGACACCGGGCTGTACCGAGTGCGCAGCCGTACGCTCGCGGCCAGCACCTCGCAGGCACCGGGCGGTGCCGCGCCGGCCTCCGCGCCCGCGCCCGCCCATCCGCCGCAGGGCCGCCCCGGGTACGGCTACCCGCCGCAGGCCCCGGCCGGTGCGCCGCCGATGCCCCCGGCCCCGCCGCCGGGCGGACGGCCCGCGGCCGCGCCGATGCGTCCGGGCGCAGGTGCCGGCGGTGGGCAGGGCGGACCCGTACGACGATGGATCGAGATCAACGGCAGCCGCCACCAGATCGTCCGACCCACGCTCGTCCTCGGGCGCAGCACCGAGGCCGACGTGCGGATCGACGACCCCGGCGTATCGCGTCGGCACTGTGAGATCCGGACCGGAACGCCCCCCACTGTCCAGGATCTCGGTTCCACGAACGGCATCGTGGTGGACGGACAGCACACCACCCGCGCTACGCTCCGCGACGGCTCCCGGATCGTCGTGGGGAGCACCACCATCATTTACCGGCAAGCCGAAGGGTGA
- a CDS encoding penicillin-binding protein 2 — protein sequence MNKPLRRIAIFCGLLILALLVRDNWLQYVSAEELRTHEKNRRVAIERYAAPRGNIVVDGKAITGSAKTSAGDLDYKRTYQDGAMWAPVTGYASQAYGATQLESIEDGILTGNDDRLFFRRTLDMITGKKKEGGNVVTTLNAEAQKKAFEGLGDKKGAVAAIDPETGAILALASTPSYDPSDFAGGSKDDADAWKRLTKDPNKPMLNRALRETYPPGSTFKVVTAAAALEHGLYTDPDEKTKTPLPWIMPGTTRPLKNEGNLPCKDATLMKALEVSCNTVFGKVGYNLGNDKMLETSEKFGFNEEQFVPVRSNASHFSDGMNDSQVALSSIGQFNTAATPLQMAMVASAVANDGKLMKPYMVSDLQAPNLDVVEKTDTEVLSQPLSEPNAQKLQSMMENVVENGTGRAAQIDGVTVGGKTGTAQHGLNNKEKPYAWFISYAKTDNGSPVAVAVVVEDSNAEREDTCGGCLAAPIAKDVMQAVLDSKE from the coding sequence GTGAACAAGCCTCTGCGCCGGATCGCGATCTTCTGCGGTCTGCTCATCCTCGCCCTGCTGGTCAGGGACAACTGGCTGCAGTACGTCTCCGCCGAGGAGCTGCGTACGCACGAGAAGAACCGCCGGGTCGCGATCGAGCGGTATGCCGCGCCGCGCGGCAACATCGTGGTCGACGGCAAGGCGATCACCGGTTCCGCCAAGACCTCCGCGGGCGACCTCGACTACAAGCGCACCTACCAGGACGGCGCGATGTGGGCGCCGGTCACCGGCTACGCCTCGCAGGCCTACGGCGCAACCCAGCTGGAGAGCATCGAGGACGGCATCCTCACCGGAAACGACGACCGGCTCTTCTTCCGCCGCACGCTCGACATGATCACCGGCAAGAAGAAGGAAGGCGGCAACGTCGTCACCACCCTCAACGCGGAGGCCCAGAAGAAGGCCTTCGAGGGGCTCGGCGACAAGAAGGGCGCGGTCGCCGCGATCGACCCGGAGACCGGCGCGATCCTGGCGCTCGCCTCCACGCCCTCCTACGACCCGTCCGACTTCGCCGGGGGCTCCAAGGACGACGCCGACGCCTGGAAGCGGCTCACCAAGGACCCGAACAAGCCGATGCTGAACCGGGCCCTGCGCGAGACCTACCCGCCCGGCTCGACCTTCAAGGTGGTCACCGCCGCCGCGGCCCTCGAACACGGTCTGTACACCGACCCGGACGAGAAGACGAAGACGCCGCTGCCGTGGATCATGCCCGGCACCACGCGCCCGCTGAAGAACGAGGGCAACCTGCCCTGCAAGGACGCGACGCTGATGAAGGCGCTCGAAGTGTCCTGCAACACCGTCTTCGGCAAGGTCGGCTACAACCTCGGCAACGACAAGATGCTGGAGACCTCGGAGAAGTTCGGCTTCAACGAGGAGCAGTTCGTCCCGGTGCGGTCCAATGCCTCGCACTTCTCGGACGGCATGAACGACTCGCAGGTAGCGCTGTCGTCGATCGGCCAGTTCAACACGGCGGCGACCCCGCTGCAGATGGCGATGGTGGCCTCCGCGGTCGCCAACGACGGCAAGCTGATGAAGCCGTACATGGTCAGTGATCTGCAGGCGCCCAACCTCGATGTGGTCGAGAAGACCGACACCGAGGTGCTGAGCCAGCCGCTGTCCGAGCCCAACGCCCAGAAGCTGCAGTCGATGATGGAGAACGTCGTCGAGAACGGCACCGGCCGGGCGGCGCAGATCGACGGCGTCACCGTCGGCGGCAAGACGGGTACCGCACAGCACGGCCTCAACAACAAGGAAAAGCCGTACGCCTGGTTCATCTCGTACGCCAAGACGGACAACGGCTCCCCGGTCGCCGTCGCCGTGGTGGTCGAGGACTCCAACGCGGAGCGCGAGGACACCTGTGGTGGCTGTCTGGCGGCGCCCATCGCCAAGGACGTCATGCAGGCGGTGCTCGACAGCAAGGAGTGA
- a CDS encoding FAD-binding oxidoreductase, translated as MERGRWVPGRTVVVGAGVVGASVAYHLARLGHDEVLVVDSRGRTEMPGSTGLAPGFVGRLSATPELTALAVDSVATYGSLVPDGGGDSPFREVGCLEVATSEGRLERAHRDVEHGRGLGVAARVVGPEEAVALAPALVDPQRACGALYVPGDGAVDPVLLTRLLVDAAERDGVRFRFKTPVVALEHAGDRVTGVRVGADGEVVAAERVVLAAGIWGPVLAAQVGVRLPMTAVRHPYLYTRELPEPADALGDGPIVRYPEHCVYTRRHGRRYGLGSYAHTPLPLTPTSSLTSAEVPFHEADFGTALAEATALVPAFRAAPLGRRLSGVFAMTPDELPLVGPAPGVAGLWCAEASWVTHAGGVGRQLAAMLLQVGELLVDPDRLAPGRFTSWSENRIHEAALAHYQGIYEAH; from the coding sequence ATGGAGCGTGGGCGGTGGGTGCCCGGGCGGACCGTGGTCGTGGGGGCCGGGGTGGTGGGGGCCTCGGTCGCGTATCACCTGGCGCGGCTCGGGCACGACGAGGTGCTGGTGGTCGATTCACGGGGGCGTACGGAAATGCCCGGGTCGACCGGTCTGGCGCCGGGGTTCGTGGGGCGGCTCAGTGCGACGCCGGAACTCACCGCGCTGGCGGTGGACAGCGTGGCCACATACGGCTCCCTGGTCCCGGACGGTGGCGGCGACTCGCCTTTCCGGGAGGTCGGTTGTCTCGAAGTCGCCACCAGCGAGGGCCGGTTGGAGCGGGCGCACCGGGATGTCGAGCACGGGCGGGGCCTCGGGGTGGCGGCGCGGGTGGTCGGGCCCGAGGAGGCGGTGGCGCTGGCGCCCGCGCTGGTGGATCCGCAGCGGGCGTGCGGTGCGCTGTACGTGCCGGGCGACGGTGCCGTCGATCCCGTACTGCTGACGCGTCTGCTGGTGGACGCCGCCGAGCGGGACGGGGTCCGGTTCCGTTTCAAGACTCCCGTGGTGGCGCTGGAGCACGCGGGGGACCGGGTCACGGGGGTGCGGGTCGGCGCGGACGGGGAGGTGGTCGCGGCCGAGCGGGTCGTGCTGGCCGCCGGGATCTGGGGGCCGGTGCTCGCGGCGCAGGTGGGGGTCCGGCTGCCGATGACGGCGGTGCGGCATCCGTACCTGTACACCCGTGAACTGCCGGAGCCGGCCGACGCGTTGGGCGACGGGCCGATCGTCCGCTACCCCGAGCACTGCGTCTACACCCGCCGTCACGGACGCCGCTACGGCCTGGGGAGTTACGCCCACACGCCGCTGCCGCTGACCCCGACGTCCTCCCTGACCTCGGCCGAAGTCCCCTTCCACGAAGCCGACTTCGGTACGGCCCTGGCCGAGGCCACCGCCCTCGTCCCGGCCTTCCGCGCGGCCCCGCTCGGCCGTCGGCTGAGCGGGGTGTTCGCCATGACCCCCGACGAACTGCCGCTGGTCGGCCCCGCGCCCGGGGTGGCCGGGCTGTGGTGCGCGGAGGCCTCCTGGGTCACCCACGCCGGCGGCGTCGGCCGTCAGCTCGCCGCGATGCTGCTCCAGGTCGGCGAACTCCTCGTGGATCCGGACCGGTTGGCACCCGGACGGTTCACGTCCTGGAGCGAGAACCGGATCCACGAGGCCGCGCTCGCCCACTACCAGGGCATTTACGAGGCGCACTGA
- a CDS encoding FHA domain-containing protein — translation MSELTLTVMRLGFLAVLWLFVIVAVQVIRSDLFGTRVTQRGSARREARPQQAPRQPMPAQQQQPRQQSGGRQRRGAPTKLVVSEGSLTGTTVALQGQTITLGRAHDSTIVLDDDYASSRHARIYPDQSGQWIVEDLGSTNGTYLDRSRLTTPTPVPLGAPIRIGKTVIELRK, via the coding sequence ATGTCAGAGCTGACCCTGACGGTCATGCGGCTGGGTTTCCTGGCCGTACTGTGGCTGTTCGTGATCGTGGCCGTACAGGTCATCCGCAGCGACCTGTTCGGCACGCGCGTCACCCAGCGCGGGTCCGCCCGCCGGGAGGCGCGGCCGCAGCAGGCCCCGCGCCAGCCGATGCCCGCGCAACAGCAGCAGCCGCGCCAGCAGAGCGGCGGCCGCCAGCGGCGCGGGGCGCCGACCAAGCTGGTCGTCTCGGAGGGATCGCTGACGGGCACCACGGTCGCGCTCCAGGGGCAGACGATCACTCTGGGCCGGGCCCACGATTCGACGATCGTGCTGGACGACGACTACGCGTCCAGCAGGCATGCCAGGATCTACCCGGACCAGAGCGGGCAGTGGATCGTGGAGGACCTCGGTTCGACGAACGGCACCTATCTGGACCGGTCGCGGCTGACGACGCCGACACCGGTCCCGCTGGGGGCGCCGATCCGCATCGGCAAGACCGTCATCGAGCTGCGGAAGTAA
- the pknB gene encoding Stk1 family PASTA domain-containing Ser/Thr kinase, with protein MEEPRRLGGRYELGQVLGRGGMAEVHLAHDTRLGRTVAVKTLRADLARDPSFQARFRREAQSAASLNHPAIVAVYDTGEDYIDQVSIPYIVMEYVDGSTLRELLHSGRKLLPERAMEMTIGILQALEYSHRNGIVHRDIKPANVMLTRTGQVKVMDFGIARAMGDAGMTMTQTAAVIGTAQYLSPEQAKGETVDARSDLYSTGCLLYELLTVRPPFVGDSPVAVAYQHVREEAQPPSVYDPEITPEMDAIVLKALVKDPDYRYQSADDMRIDIEACLDGQPVAAAAGLGAAGYAGGHPDDQQTQMLRPQNGGPQTSMLPPINPDDGGYGYDDRHDRRRQRRGSTSTVLLVVAGLLVLVGAILIGKWAFSDANNTGGSFEVPVFVDESYEDAQKLAKNRELTLDPVRKPCKEQPKGFVCAQDPGVGSKVNKGDRISVTVSTGAPKVAVPNVIGDDIEDASTKLEGKKFRVSVEKKESSQTPGEVLDQDPTPGTEKEAGSTITLTVAEEKKQSTVPDVSSTQSLDCAQATKQLEANDLVAECVEEENAAVAVGKVFAQSLPANSPADPGSVITLKVAKAAAQIAVPADLAGKSVKDASKQLTDLGLVPAFQGPDNPNAVVMASNPPGGTQLNKGDTVTLITVGGGGGDGGGDGGFIGGGDGDF; from the coding sequence ATGGAAGAGCCGCGTCGCCTCGGCGGCCGGTACGAGCTGGGCCAGGTGCTCGGCCGTGGTGGCATGGCCGAGGTCCACCTCGCCCACGACACCCGGCTCGGCCGCACCGTGGCGGTGAAGACGCTGCGTGCGGACCTCGCCCGCGACCCGTCGTTCCAGGCCCGGTTCCGCCGGGAGGCCCAGTCGGCCGCCTCGCTCAACCACCCCGCGATCGTGGCGGTGTACGACACGGGCGAGGACTACATCGACCAGGTCTCCATCCCGTACATCGTGATGGAGTACGTCGACGGCTCCACGCTGCGTGAGCTTCTTCACTCGGGCCGCAAGCTGCTGCCCGAGCGCGCCATGGAGATGACGATCGGCATCCTCCAGGCCCTGGAGTACTCGCACCGCAACGGCATCGTGCACCGCGACATCAAACCGGCCAACGTCATGCTGACGCGCACCGGCCAGGTCAAGGTCATGGACTTCGGTATCGCCCGCGCCATGGGCGACGCCGGGATGACGATGACCCAGACCGCCGCGGTGATCGGCACCGCCCAGTACCTCTCCCCGGAGCAGGCCAAGGGCGAGACCGTCGACGCGCGCAGCGACCTGTACTCCACCGGCTGCCTGCTCTACGAGCTGCTGACCGTCCGGCCGCCGTTCGTCGGCGACTCCCCGGTCGCGGTCGCCTATCAGCACGTACGCGAAGAGGCGCAGCCGCCGAGCGTGTACGACCCCGAGATCACGCCCGAGATGGACGCCATCGTCCTCAAGGCCCTGGTCAAGGACCCCGACTACCGCTACCAGTCGGCCGACGACATGCGCATCGACATCGAGGCGTGCCTGGACGGCCAGCCGGTGGCGGCCGCCGCGGGCCTCGGCGCCGCCGGATACGCGGGCGGTCACCCCGACGACCAGCAGACCCAGATGCTGCGCCCGCAGAACGGCGGCCCGCAGACCTCGATGCTGCCCCCGATAAACCCGGACGACGGCGGCTACGGCTACGACGACCGCCACGACCGCCGCCGCCAGCGCCGCGGCAGCACCTCCACTGTGCTGCTCGTGGTCGCGGGGCTGCTCGTCCTGGTCGGCGCGATCCTGATCGGCAAGTGGGCGTTCAGCGACGCGAACAACACGGGGGGCTCGTTCGAGGTGCCGGTGTTCGTGGATGAGTCGTACGAGGACGCCCAGAAGCTCGCCAAGAACCGCGAGCTGACTCTGGACCCCGTCAGGAAGCCTTGCAAGGAGCAGCCCAAGGGCTTCGTCTGCGCACAGGACCCCGGGGTCGGCAGCAAGGTCAACAAGGGCGACCGGATCTCGGTCACGGTGTCTACGGGGGCGCCGAAGGTGGCTGTGCCCAACGTCATAGGCGATGACATCGAGGATGCCTCGACAAAGCTCGAAGGCAAGAAGTTCCGCGTCAGCGTCGAGAAGAAGGAATCGAGCCAGACTCCGGGCGAGGTGCTGGACCAGGACCCCACTCCCGGCACCGAGAAGGAAGCGGGCAGCACCATCACGCTGACCGTCGCCGAGGAGAAGAAGCAGAGCACCGTCCCGGACGTGAGCAGCACCCAGAGCCTGGACTGCGCGCAGGCCACCAAGCAGTTGGAGGCCAACGACCTGGTGGCGGAGTGCGTCGAGGAGGAGAACGCGGCCGTCGCCGTGGGCAAGGTCTTCGCCCAGAGCCTGCCGGCCAACAGCCCGGCCGACCCCGGCTCCGTGATCACCCTCAAGGTCGCCAAGGCGGCCGCGCAGATCGCCGTCCCGGCCGACCTCGCGGGCAAGAGCGTCAAGGACGCCTCGAAGCAGCTCACCGACCTGGGCCTGGTCCCGGCCTTCCAGGGCCCGGACAACCCCAACGCTGTGGTCATGGCCAGCAACCCGCCCGGCGGGACGCAGCTGAACAAGGGCGACACGGTCACCCTGATCACGGTCGGCGGAGGCGGCGGCGACGGCGGTGGTGACGGCGGCTTCATCGGCGGAGGCGACGGCGACTTCTAG
- a CDS encoding ornithine cyclodeaminase family protein: protein MVSPAPVFVDSAEVRELFPAARAVPAMREVMRAFSAGEVTQPVRTVLRPPARGGLEPGLFGSMPAHVPFEGRHWFGIKSVVVREDNAARGLPSHVGTVTVFAPDTGLPVAVLPADTVTELRTAAVSAVAADALALPGPTTLAIAGAGAQARAHITAMAAVRPLRGVRLWSRNPGSAHKLADWVRSAHGLDTEVYDTLAEATREAGLICTTTAAREPLLHDADVAPGALVCAVGACQPGARELSSRLVARSTVILDSAEAAAKEASELLVPVQEGLIGPDHARGELGAVLDGRVPGRDNDRERLVYLSLGLAAQDVAAAVLIARLRAERAAPDAGATWWLA from the coding sequence TTCCCCGCAGCCCGCGCCGTCCCCGCCATGCGGGAGGTCATGCGCGCCTTCTCGGCGGGCGAGGTGACCCAGCCGGTCCGCACCGTACTGCGCCCGCCCGCGCGCGGGGGCCTGGAACCGGGCCTGTTCGGCTCGATGCCCGCGCACGTGCCCTTCGAGGGCCGGCACTGGTTCGGCATCAAGTCCGTCGTCGTACGCGAGGACAACGCGGCCCGCGGCCTGCCCTCCCACGTCGGCACCGTCACCGTCTTCGCCCCGGACACCGGACTGCCGGTGGCGGTGCTCCCCGCCGACACGGTCACCGAGCTGCGCACCGCCGCCGTCTCCGCGGTCGCCGCCGACGCGCTCGCCCTGCCCGGCCCCACCACCCTCGCGATCGCCGGAGCGGGCGCCCAGGCGCGGGCCCACATCACGGCCATGGCGGCGGTACGGCCCCTGCGCGGCGTGCGCCTGTGGAGCCGCAACCCGGGCAGCGCGCACAAACTCGCCGACTGGGTCCGCTCCGCACACGGCCTCGACACCGAGGTGTACGACACCCTCGCCGAGGCCACCCGCGAAGCCGGACTGATCTGTACGACCACCGCCGCCCGCGAACCCCTGCTGCACGACGCGGACGTGGCCCCCGGCGCCCTGGTCTGCGCCGTGGGCGCCTGCCAGCCCGGCGCCCGCGAACTGTCCTCGCGCCTGGTGGCCCGCTCCACGGTGATCCTGGACAGCGCCGAAGCGGCGGCCAAGGAGGCCTCCGAACTCCTCGTCCCGGTCCAGGAAGGCCTGATCGGACCCGACCACGCGCGCGGCGAACTCGGCGCCGTCCTGGACGGCCGCGTCCCCGGCCGCGACAACGACCGGGAACGCCTCGTCTACCTCTCCCTCGGCCTCGCCGCCCAGGACGTCGCCGCCGCCGTCCTGATCGCCCGCCTCCGCGCCGAACGGGCCGCCCCGGACGCGGGCGCGACGTGGTGGCTGGCCTGA
- a CDS encoding Stp1/IreP family PP2C-type Ser/Thr phosphatase, which yields MSLSLRFAAGSHKGMIREGNEDSGYAGPRLLAIADGMGGQAAGEVASSEVISTLVTLDDDVPGSDILTSLGTAVQRANDQLRLMVDEDPQLEGMGTTLTALLWTGQRLGLVHVGDSRAYLLRDGVLTQITQDHTWVQRLVDEGRITEEEATTHPQRSLLMRALGSGDHVEPDLSIREVRAGDRYLICSDGLSGVVSHQTMEDTLASYQGPQETVQELIQLALRGGGPDNITVIVADVLDIDSGDTLAAQLSDTPVVVGAVAENQHQAHDNGAMQTPAGRASGLGRAPEPPPAGGEFGPPGSGEGGPGYAPEGGFGALAADSPDKGRARRRWLKPSLYTGLALAVVAGALYGGYHWTQTQYYVGAKDGHVALYQGISQDLAWVSLSEVQKDHPEIELKYLPPYQQKLVEETITEDGLDQANDKIDELARQATACRKDEERRAAEREQQEQKPPNSEEGNPTAPPKSTTKPGDKPTDKPTDSPSPTPKPGPTLSEEEKSLVERCGKK from the coding sequence ATGAGTCTGTCACTGCGCTTCGCCGCCGGATCGCACAAGGGAATGATCCGCGAGGGCAACGAGGACTCCGGCTACGCCGGGCCGCGGCTGCTCGCGATCGCCGACGGCATGGGCGGCCAGGCCGCGGGCGAGGTGGCCTCTTCCGAGGTGATCTCGACGCTGGTCACGCTGGACGACGACGTGCCGGGCTCGGACATCCTGACCTCGCTGGGCACCGCGGTGCAGCGGGCCAACGACCAGTTGCGCCTGATGGTCGACGAGGACCCGCAGCTGGAGGGCATGGGCACCACGCTCACCGCGCTGCTGTGGACGGGCCAGCGGCTCGGCCTGGTGCACGTCGGCGACTCCCGGGCGTATCTGCTGCGCGACGGTGTGCTGACCCAGATCACCCAGGACCACACCTGGGTGCAGCGGCTCGTCGACGAGGGCCGGATCACCGAGGAGGAGGCCACCACGCACCCGCAGCGCTCGCTGCTGATGCGTGCGCTCGGCAGCGGCGACCACGTGGAGCCGGACCTGTCGATCCGCGAGGTGCGCGCCGGTGACCGGTACCTGATCTGTTCCGACGGTCTGTCGGGTGTGGTCAGCCATCAGACGATGGAGGACACCCTCGCCAGCTACCAGGGCCCGCAGGAGACCGTGCAGGAGCTGATCCAGCTCGCGCTGCGCGGCGGCGGCCCCGACAACATCACCGTGATCGTCGCCGACGTCCTCGACATCGACAGCGGCGACACCCTGGCCGCGCAGCTCAGCGACACCCCCGTGGTGGTCGGCGCGGTCGCCGAGAACCAGCACCAGGCGCACGACAACGGCGCCATGCAGACCCCCGCGGGCCGCGCCTCCGGCCTCGGCCGGGCACCCGAACCCCCGCCCGCGGGCGGCGAGTTCGGACCGCCGGGCAGCGGCGAAGGGGGACCGGGGTACGCACCAGAGGGGGGCTTCGGCGCGCTCGCGGCCGACTCTCCCGACAAGGGCCGCGCCCGCAGACGCTGGCTCAAGCCCTCGCTGTACACGGGTCTCGCGCTCGCCGTCGTGGCGGGCGCTCTGTACGGCGGCTACCACTGGACGCAGACGCAGTACTACGTCGGCGCCAAGGACGGGCACGTCGCCCTGTACCAGGGCATCAGCCAGGATCTGGCCTGGGTGAGCCTGTCGGAGGTCCAGAAGGACCACCCCGAGATCGAACTCAAGTACCTCCCGCCGTACCAGCAGAAGCTGGTCGAGGAGACGATCACGGAGGACGGCCTCGACCAGGCCAACGACAAGATCGACGAGCTGGCGAGGCAGGCCACGGCCTGCCGCAAGGACGAGGAGCGGCGCGCCGCCGAGCGGGAGCAGCAGGAGCAGAAGCCCCCGAACAGCGAGGAGGGCAACCCCACCGCGCCGCCGAAGTCGACCACGAAGCCGGGCGACAAGCCGACGGACAAGCCCACCGATTCGCCCTCGCCCACGCCCAAGCCGGGGCCCACTCTCTCCGAGGAAGAGAAGTCCCTGGTAGAGCGGTGCGGCAAGAAGTGA
- a CDS encoding FtsW/RodA/SpoVE family cell cycle protein produces the protein MSSSTSNSSTTNTSTIGAIGTPSRRNTELALLVFAVVIPVFAFINTGLAVNDKVPPGLVAYGFGFAALAGVAHLVVRRFAPYADPLLLPLATLLNGLGLVAIWRLDQSELLQDIKQAGTATPRQLMYTAMGIALFIAVLLFLKDHRVLQRYTYISMLAALFLLLLPLVPGLGQNIYGAKIWISVAGFSIQPGEFAKIALAVFFAGYLMVKRDALALASRRLMGLYLPRGRDLGPILVVWGMSILILIFETDLGTSLLFFGMFVIMLYVATERTSWIVFGLLMSAVGAVGVASFEPHIQQRVDAWLDPMREYTLSQEGVPGHSEQAMQALWAFGSGGTLGSGWGQGHSELIRFAANSDFILATFGEELGLAGVMAILLLYALIVERGIRTALAARDPFGKLLAVGLSGAFALQVFVVAGGVMGLIPLTGMTMPFLAYGGSSVIANWALIGILIRISDTARRPAPSPAPNPDAEMTQVVRP, from the coding sequence ATGAGCAGTTCGACCTCCAACTCGAGCACCACCAACACGTCGACGATCGGCGCGATCGGTACGCCGAGCCGCCGTAACACCGAGCTCGCGCTCCTGGTGTTCGCCGTCGTCATCCCGGTGTTCGCGTTCATCAACACCGGCCTCGCCGTGAACGACAAGGTGCCGCCGGGTCTGGTCGCCTACGGGTTCGGCTTCGCCGCGCTCGCGGGCGTCGCGCACCTGGTCGTGCGCCGCTTCGCGCCGTATGCCGATCCGCTGCTGCTGCCGCTGGCGACCCTGCTGAACGGGCTGGGTCTGGTGGCCATCTGGCGCCTGGACCAGTCCGAGCTGCTGCAGGACATCAAGCAGGCGGGCACCGCCACGCCCCGGCAGCTGATGTACACGGCGATGGGTATCGCGCTGTTCATCGCGGTGCTGCTGTTCCTCAAGGACCACCGCGTTCTGCAGCGCTACACGTACATCTCGATGCTGGCCGCGCTGTTCCTGCTGCTGCTGCCGCTGGTGCCGGGTCTCGGGCAGAACATCTACGGCGCCAAGATCTGGATCTCGGTGGCCGGGTTCTCCATCCAGCCCGGTGAGTTCGCGAAGATCGCGCTCGCGGTGTTCTTCGCGGGCTATCTGATGGTCAAGCGGGACGCGCTCGCGCTGGCCAGCCGCCGTCTGATGGGCCTCTACCTGCCGCGCGGCCGCGACCTCGGACCGATCCTGGTGGTCTGGGGCATGTCGATCCTCATCCTGATCTTCGAGACCGACCTCGGTACCTCGCTGCTGTTCTTCGGCATGTTCGTGATCATGCTGTACGTCGCCACCGAGCGGACCAGCTGGATCGTGTTCGGTCTGCTGATGTCCGCGGTCGGCGCCGTCGGTGTGGCCTCCTTCGAGCCGCACATCCAGCAGCGCGTGGACGCCTGGCTCGACCCGATGCGCGAGTACACGCTGAGCCAGGAAGGCGTCCCCGGTCACTCCGAGCAGGCCATGCAGGCGCTGTGGGCCTTCGGCAGCGGCGGCACCCTCGGCTCCGGCTGGGGCCAGGGCCACTCCGAGCTGATCCGGTTCGCCGCGAACTCCGACTTCATCCTGGCCACCTTCGGCGAGGAACTCGGGCTCGCCGGAGTGATGGCGATCCTGCTGCTCTACGCGCTGATCGTGGAACGCGGCATCCGTACCGCGCTCGCCGCCCGCGACCCGTTCGGCAAGCTGCTCGCCGTCGGCCTGTCCGGCGCCTTCGCCCTCCAGGTCTTCGTCGTCGCGGGCGGCGTCATGGGCCTGATCCCGCTGACCGGTATGACCATGCCGTTCCTCGCGTACGGAGGTTCCTCGGTCATCGCCAACTGGGCCCTGATCGGGATCCTGATCCGGATCAGCGACACGGCACGGCGCCCGGCGCCGTCGCCCGCCCCCAACCCCGACGCCGAGATGACCCAGGTGGTGCGACCGTGA